DNA sequence from the Coffea eugenioides isolate CCC68of chromosome 9, Ceug_1.0, whole genome shotgun sequence genome:
agttggttgtttatctGTCTGATCAAAcacatttttctttccaaaaagcGGCCCAAATTGCTGGCATAAATCCCAGTAATTTCCGAGTCATTTCCACCACAAAGGATGATGAGTTTAGCCTTTGTCCAAATTCTGTACGTTCTGCAATTATTGCGGATGTTGAAGGTGGACTAGTCCCCTTGTACTTGTGTGCTACAGTTGGGACTACTTTATCAACTGCTGTTGATCCACTGGGACCAATATGCAACATTGCTGAGGAATATGACATGTGGGTTCATGTTGATGCTGCATATGCAGGAAGTGCTTGTATTTGCCCAGAATTTCGCCATTTTCTTGATGGAGTTGAGGGTGCAAATTCCTTTAGCCTTAATGCACACAAATGGTTCTTTTCTTCCCTGGATTGCTGCTGCCTTTGGGTGAAGGACCCGAGTGCACTTATAAAGGCTTTGTCCACAAAGCCTGAAATATTGAGGAACCAGGCGACCGATTCCAAGCAAGTTGTGGATTACAAAGATTGGCAGATAAGTTTGAGCAGGAGATTCAGAGCCTTGAAACTTTGGCTTGTACTAAGAAGTTATGGCGTGGttaatcttcaaaaattcaTAAGGGGCCATGTCAATATGGCTGAACATTTTGAACAGCTAGTGGCCATGAACAAAAGGTTTGAAATTGTTGTCCCTAGGAAATTTTCTCTGGTTTGCTTCAGGATTTCTCCATCAGCAATGAATCAGAATTGCAAGATATTGAGTACTGAAGAAGATGTGAACCTAATTAATCAAAAACTTGTTGAGTCCTTGAACGCTTCTGGCCATGTTTACATGACTCATGGTGTAATTGGAGGAATCTATTTTATCAGGTTTGCTATTGGGGGTCCCCTTACGGACTATAGGCATGTGGACATGGCATGGACTTTAATAAAGGACCATGCAGATGCCTTGCTGAAGGCCTTCTGAATATTTTGTGCTTTAGCATCACTATTTCTCTTATTATAGCACTAGAGACTGTTTGAATTTCCTtttttgttagaaaaaaaagggaaaatataTGTTAAGTTTCATATTGTACGCATTAATTAGGATTTGAGTGAATCTCTCTTTAAGCCAGATTTGAACAATTTGAAGTATGCAGTGCATAATTTCAATAtagaaaaattaatatatgtaactttgtttagtgtatatatatatgacatCATATTTGCCACCAAGAACCATACGGAACTAGCTATATCACATCTTTCTAGTGTATGCCCTTCTAGACCAGTTCCCAAACACGTCAGACATAAATAGAGCAAGCATCTTATGAAGCCTCGCAACCCTCTACAACTAATAATGGATTAATAGTAAAAGTGCGTACCTTAAAATTATGATATAGAAAAGAAGTAAATTGATCTAGTATGTCATGGAGCGAGCTAAATAAAAGAAGGCCACGTGTTTGATTCTTATTGGTGTAGTTAGGAGTTTGTTAGAAATTGATACCTTTATAAGCAGGCATCTCTGCTTCGTTGTAATCAGCATTTGAATTCATTTTGTCCAGATTCATCAGAATTGGCTTGAGGAGCAATCCTCATTTTTCCCTCCCAAATTTTCCTTCAATCTTTCCCCCTCTTAGCTAAATCCATTATTTCTGTTCTTGTAATTTGTTTCCAGATTCAATTAATGAAAGTTACAGTTCATATGTTTACTATTTCATTGATTCATTATTAATTGGTTTCCATCATCCGAGCTTGTCCTACTGCTTTCTGCATTAGTTCTGGCTTCTCTGGTTCCTGGTCCataacagtggtatcagagctagctACGAGCCATTGGGAGAAATGACTAAAAATCAAGATGAGATGAGGAAAGAGATAACTGAACTAGGGAGTGTAGTTAGAACTTTTGCTAACAGAAGTGATGGACTGGATCAAGCTGTGAGGATCATGGAACACAGGCAGGAGAACACTGAAAAGGCTCTCAAAAACCTGGATCAGAAATACGAAGGTATGATGAACATGATGGCACAAATGTTAGCAAAGCTGAATGACAAAGGAAGGGAGGTAGAGAGCAGCAGCTCAGAGTCTGATTCAGGATATAAGGAAGATGGCAGGAGAAGGGAGGCGCAGAAGGGAGTTATGGATAAGTCTGAGGCTAAGGAGAGCAAAATATTCACCAGATTTCCTAAGGTGGATCTACCAACCTTCACTGGAGAGAACCCAAAGGAGTGGATCAGCAAAGCCAACAAGTATTTCAAAATCAATGGAATAGAGGAAGAAACGAGAGCTGAAGTTGCAGAACTTTATCTCAGAGACAAAGCAGATATATGGTTCCACGGCACGTTTTCTGGCAGGAAGGTTATTCATTGGGAAGAACTCTGCAATGCACTTTGTGAGAGATTTGGAGATGGCTCCCCTGAAGAAGCTATAGAGGAACAAACTGATGCAGACAGGTTCAGTAGCTGACTACCTGGAGAAGTTCGAAATGCTCAAAGCCCTGCTATGCAAAAAATTGGCGGCTGAACTTCTTTTGCACGTGCTTATGGAAGATCAATCTCAGAAGAATCAGCAAGCTTTGCCATTTTCTTATACTACTTGCTTGCTGCGAACTGCCAAATATCAATCTAAAGACTTTGTTTGGAAGCCTGGAACTTTGTTTGACATCCTTGAGGACAAGGATTGTTTAAGGGGGAGGCTTTGTCATGGAGCGAGCTAAATAAAAGAAGGCCACGTGTTTGATTCTTATTGGTGTAGTTAGGAGTTTGTTAGAAATTGATACCTTTATAAGCAGGCATCTCTGCTTCGTTGTAATCAGCATTTGAATTCATTTTGTCCAGATTCATCAGAATTGGCTTGAGGAGCAATCCTCATTTTTCCCTCCCAAATTTTCCTTCAATCTTTCCCCCTCTTAGCTAAATCCATTATTTCTGTTCTTGTAATTTGTTTCCAGATTCAATTAATGAAAGTTACAGTTCATATGTTTACTATTTCATTGATTCATTATTAATTGGTTTCCATCATCCGAGCTTGTCCTACTGCTTTCTGCATTAGTTCTGGCTTCTCTGGTTCCTGGTCCATAACATAGTATATAGATTAATCTTCCTTTATTTGGTCCCAAACTCTTTTTACTGATTTGCTGGTGGTATTTTTCATATTATGAATCGGATACTAGCATATATTTTATGTCCTTAGCGGCCAATGTGAGGACACAAGGAATCTCAACGACATTTATGCTTGCTATTGCCAACAATACAATCTAGCTATTCACAGTTATTAAACCAATGGTTATGAAAATTCTCTCACTATGCTAAAATTGCTCAAATAACAGCAAAGATTAAGCTAgcaattccagatttctgctgCCAATTCAAGAGCTATGATTTGCAGTTATAGCATTAACTAGGAAGGAATTGTGGCACTATAAATAacaggaaaaattaatccaaaatTGCAGAAACAATGTATTTTCAAAACATTAATTCGTTCTATCATTAGTCTACTATTAGTTCTTCCTGTTATCTCGCGAGTCCCCATCAATTCTTCATTTTGTCCCCCAGGTCCTGATCAAACCACAAGTCTGCAAGATTGCAGGGCATCTTGGAACCATTCATTTGTCACTGAAATTGGTTGTGCATACATATTGTAATGCTACTTCCGGTTGGACTGATCCATCATCTTCTTGCAATATCCCATTCAATAGAGCGGTAAATTGTACCATCTCATCTTCCAATCCAAAACCATCACCAATCCCACCCATCAAATTCGCGGATTGAGCACCCTCAAGGGACGCAtgttgtgaggccccagtcaattcttaagtttgatattagggttTTTCATTATTTTGTGCGGTTGATTGGGGTTTTAGGGTTAAGAAGGAAACTCTAAtctcggttaagattgaaaaccctaactttgcttatgattaaaccctagtttatgtgttatttgtagGTTCAAGTTATAGTTCATGTttggtattctagtgtgtgttttggcacAAATAAAAATAGGATTCGTTTTAGTTTACAAAGGTTTAGCAAGTTTGAATTGGTTAGCAAACTTTAGATTAGTAAACCTTTAGTGTTATAATTTATTAAaaagcttaagttgggtttaaaaatcctaattttgccaatgttATAAAAGTTGTTGTTTGATTGTTGTATTATGGAGAAAGaatgtttaagtataggtgattaaaataagaaagtgattagtgaagtaatgaagtgtgattatatgttttagactagattaagttatgacctatggagttaattgaaacattatcaaatgtttgagggcaaGAGTAGAATAAAAGctaagttgaagtgcaagggttacaaag
Encoded proteins:
- the LOC113783733 gene encoding tyrosine decarboxylase 1-like; protein product: MGSFNIHPDFQNEFSYATSPLDPEEFRRQGHMVIDYLADYYQNIEKYPVRSQVEPNHLKSHLPDSAPYNPEPIENILRDLQKHIIPGLTHWQSPSHFALFPCATSTAGFLGEVLSTGFNVVGFNWISSPAATELENIVMDWFGKLLKLPGSFLFSGGGGGVLQGTTCEAMLSTLAAARDQMLRKIGRNNIGKLVVYLSDQTHFSFQKAAQIAGINPSNFRVISTTKDDEFSLCPNSVRSAIIADVEGGLVPLYLCATVGTTLSTAVDPLGPICNIAEEYDMWVHVDAAYAGSACICPEFRHFLDGVEGANSFSLNAHKWFFSSLDCCCLWVKDPSALIKALSTKPEILRNQATDSKQVVDYKDWQISLSRRFRALKLWLVLRSYGVVNLQKFIRGHVNMAEHFEQLVAMNKRFEIVVPRKFSLVCFRISPSAMNQNCKILSTEEDVNLINQKLVESLNASGHVYMTHGVIGGIYFIRFAIGGPLTDYRHVDMAWTLIKDHADALLKAF